Genomic DNA from Channa argus isolate prfri chromosome 10, Channa argus male v1.0, whole genome shotgun sequence:
TTATTGGTTTGATTAACAGATCACCAGCAAACTCATATTTGACATGATCAGTCTAAAATAACACTGCCTTTACATTACAATTTATTCTTGAACATCTGTGGTTTAGCAGGAAATTTGGTAGATTTCTCTTTCGACTTCTGCACTTTACCTCCATGTGTCCCTCACtccaccatattttgaaaacaatgcaatgctggTTGGTTTGGGCTCAagggaatttttattttttttagactgCACTTAGAAGTCAACTGTGGTGCCAAGATGAATTATGTTTAAttgttaataatacattttccaaGATTTTGAAGGATGAGATTCGTaatgtttctattatttaaaatgttaaagggTGAAAAAGAGTTACTCATGAAGAAATAGTTTCTTGAATCAAATCTAAACaatttttctgttatttctgttaTGTCTGCTATCTAACAACTTACGTTAAAATAAGTTGATACAACTGAATTGTTAAATATCACAGGAAAGCCATATATTGTCATGTTTTACCATGTTGtttgtaaatgattttaataaaaatgaatttgtgtgAATCTGTATCTTACTGCATTAAAAGTTCCAATCCACTAATAGAAATATATCCACAAGTAAAAAGCCTGTAATTTATACCTGCCTTCATTGAATTCCTACGTTATATTAATTTCATTCAGTAACAATATCAGAATTGGCCTTAAAACAGTCACTGTGTATAACTGCGTTTTATATATAGAAAGTAGAATTTCTAAACTGACTTCAATCAGTATATCAGTCAATACAGAGTTTTTAATTGTAACTAATCACATAATCAAACCTTGGACATTCTCCTTACGATTCATATGTAACAGGTCCGAAATTAAAGTAACAGCACAATtagaaaaaacaaccaaaagaaatCTTCACTTCTTTACCCACAGCACTCACAACATTAAACTTACCGATGATTAAAGCCTTAATCTTCTCATATGATCTCAAGGGCTTTAATGAAGCTGGTACAATTGTGAAAACCCTATTTCTAGATAGGTTATATACCCAGTTATACTGATCTGCTGCCAGTTAACCTAATGTGAGAAAACCTGTTGCAccagttttattttacagtatttacagttttagtatgcattatttgaatatttgcgACATTGTGCTGGCATCAAAAAGGAGTGTTTATTAAACCCTTTTCATCAATTTTCTATAAAGTCACAACTTTACATACGTTTTGTTGTTCTCCGTGTCCAATTTCAGGACTCAAATACAACGAAAGTGCGCTTCTAAACCGGAAAACGACATTTCTTCTTCGGCTCAATAAAGGTAAGCAAAAAGACAGCCGACGTCACTGGCAACACCTAGTGGCCCTGGAtaggtttatttattcatttatttatttacgaCACTGACGAAACCACTTATATCAGTGCTTTCTTCGCTTAGCATAGAcgtttattgttttaatatatttagatAGGCTAATTGATTATAACaagagatttaaaaatgtattgatcaaGATGTGATTGTATAAACTACATAGAAATTAAAAGTCAGTGGTGTGTTTTATCCcgtaatattaatttatttaccggaacaaatttcaaaacatttttaaaggacCAACTCCAACAGGATTTTCATAGAGTGGTTAATTTAAGTATATTTGTAATCAATTctggtagttttttttatatttaaagagaCAATTGCATAGATTAACAATGTGACACCAGAACTAATATGTAGACACATTAGACATAACATGTGTTTGTCAcagatttgattattttaaacatgaatatgaaaaatgcaaccacacattttaatttacggCAGAGTAAAAATAGTGGAAGTAATTtgctactttattttactttataaaaactgaagcagtatagtaaagaaatactaaaaaaaaaaaattaaaaaaaaagatttaaagatgTGTCGGTTTAGGGATTTTTGGAGGCTGCCTGTTGAATTGTAAATGCAATGTGTATAATGAATGGCACAAGCGTTTTGTCTTGTGTTGTGTTAGCCAATCCCTTTATAGACTGTGAGAGAGGGTAatgtaaacataataataatattttatttgtttgtttgtttgtttaattagatgcttttattgtgaaggtcACGGCTAAAAGCATCAACTATCAGCTGGTGGCTCACAGCTAAGTTTTGGCTTCGTCTTTGGTAAGCAAACGACTTAGAGACGTTATTGTTACGGTAAGAAGAAGCTCTTTCATACCATGTACATTGAAGAGTGTTGTTTGTGATTTTGTAACGTTTCATAGCGGAATAACAATTAGCTAAAACCGCTTATAGTTAAATGCGTGTGCGATGTAAATGTTGAAGCTAGACCCAAAGTAGCTTGTAGCCTGTTGTTAGCTAAAACTTAAACAACATAGATTAATATTAGACACGACCTAATTTGACTTTGAAGTTGTACGTAATTCACAACATGTTGACTTTGGAAAcgatgtgaaattaaaaaggaCGCGGTCATGAAGCCACAATTTATGCACATCCTCAAACTTTCTAAACCTTTAGAAACAAAGGTTACCATCTCATGTAACGCTAGGCCTTCGTTTATTTGTTGAACGTAGACATATTAGTATTACGGTCtacaaacacaatttaatatTACTTGTATAACATAATTTGTTATTGCAGGTGGTGAAAGTCATCTGGAAACCAGTCCCAGGTTCACAGAAATAAGTCCCAGACATGGCTCCAACTCTGGTTAGGAAATTATAACTCAAtaagataaaacaaagtaatgcTATAgtgtctttatgttttgttttctattgtaGCAGTTATTGCTCGTATATTTTACATTGGACAAGATGTATATGAAGTGTTAAGTGTTTATCGTATTGATCATTTGAACTTCTTAGTCTTATCTTTGTTTAACCCAGATTATGTCAGAGGTCAATCAGGTCTTGTTGCCAAAACTGTCCGTTGcaaagtcacttttttttctgtcttctctaATCCAAGTACGATGAGAAACCAGAGTGTGGGGACTTGATAGAAATCTTACGTGGATCCTATCAGCACTGGGCAGTTTACATTGGAGATGGCTTTGTTGTTCACTTGGCAGCACCCTGTGAGTCACTCTACACATTGTCTGGGCTGTGACTTTCAGATACtgactgaaacaaaatgcacaattatCTCACAGGTTCCATTCTCTTCAAATTAGAATATCAGCTTTTTGATTATTTggttcaataaataaaaaaatatttactactTTGTGTTTAAACCCAATGGGATGTCGGTTTTtgatattcatttatttctttttatttgtagctGAGCTCCCGGGTGCAGGTGTTCACAGTATGATGTCTGTCCTAACTGAGAAAGCTATGGTGAAGAAAGAGGAATTGTGGGATGTGGTGGGAACCAACCAATGGAAAATCAACAACAGTCTGGATGAGAAGTATGAGCCCCGCCCGGTTCATATCATTGTTAAAGAGGCCTGTGCACTCGTGGGACAGGAGCTGTCGTACTGCGTCTTCAGGGGAAACTGTGAGCACTTTGTCAACGAGCTGCGTTA
This window encodes:
- the LOC137133965 gene encoding phospholipase A and acyltransferase 3-like isoform X1, with product MAPTLYDEKPECGDLIEILRGSYQHWAVYIGDGFVVHLAAPSELPGAGVHSMMSVLTEKAMVKKEELWDVVGTNQWKINNSLDEKYEPRPVHIIVKEACALVGQELSYCVFRGNCEHFVNELRYGKAESRQVRKAGEAVMIAGIAAAVGLGVVALAGALFGGKKKENKNTH